In Afipia sp. GAS231, a single window of DNA contains:
- a CDS encoding XRE family transcriptional regulator yields the protein MDTIIDDLSNRLAHRLRLERDSRGWSLADLAERSGVSKATISKIERAEVSPTAVVLVRLASAFDLTLAGLMLRAEGQGERLSRAADQPIWRDPETGYLRRQVFSRPDNPIEIVRVEMPAKQRVTLPASSYAHIRQTLWVLSGALVITEAGERHELGAGDCLGFGAPAETTFANESAAPCVYVVALARS from the coding sequence ATGGATACTATTATAGACGATCTCAGCAACCGCCTCGCCCACCGGCTCCGGCTCGAACGCGACAGCCGCGGCTGGTCGCTGGCCGATCTCGCCGAACGTTCGGGGGTGTCGAAGGCCACCATCAGCAAGATCGAGCGCGCCGAGGTCTCACCGACCGCCGTCGTACTGGTGCGGCTGGCGAGCGCCTTCGACCTGACACTGGCGGGCCTGATGCTGCGTGCAGAGGGCCAGGGCGAACGGCTTTCGCGGGCCGCCGACCAACCGATATGGCGCGATCCCGAGACCGGTTACCTGCGCCGGCAGGTATTCAGCCGTCCCGACAATCCGATCGAAATCGTCAGAGTCGAAATGCCGGCCAAGCAGCGTGTCACGCTGCCAGCGTCATCCTACGCCCATATCCGCCAGACCCTGTGGGTGCTGTCTGGCGCGCTGGTCATCACCGAGGCCGGCGAGCGGCACGAGCTTGGCGCCGGCGACTGCCTCGGATTCGGCGCGCCGGCGGAAACGACCTTTGCCAATGAGAGCGCGGCGCCCTGTGTCTACGTCGTTGCACTGGCCCGGAGCTGA
- a CDS encoding GNAT family N-acetyltransferase, with protein MPPIRIAPLTFSPDTITALSEMLVETVAHGGSVSFMHPMPLQAAETFWRDSLGAAARGERIVLGAFDGESLIGTVTLLLNLPPNQPHRAEIAKMMTRLSHRHRGVATALLRAAERLALEHGRWLLVLDTASDEGAAGLYERLGFRLTGIIPDYALKPHGGLTGTLIYWKRLQDTVPA; from the coding sequence ATGCCGCCGATCAGAATTGCACCCCTCACGTTTTCGCCGGACACGATCACGGCATTGAGCGAAATGCTGGTGGAGACCGTCGCGCATGGCGGTTCGGTCAGCTTCATGCACCCGATGCCGCTGCAAGCCGCCGAAACGTTCTGGCGGGACTCGCTTGGTGCGGCGGCACGCGGCGAACGGATCGTCCTCGGCGCATTCGACGGCGAGAGTCTGATCGGAACCGTCACGCTGTTGCTGAATTTGCCGCCGAACCAGCCGCATCGCGCCGAGATCGCCAAGATGATGACGCGCCTCAGTCACCGCCATCGCGGCGTCGCCACGGCGTTGCTGCGCGCGGCCGAGCGTCTCGCGCTCGAACATGGACGCTGGCTCCTGGTGCTCGATACCGCCTCAGATGAAGGCGCAGCCGGCCTCTACGAGCGACTGGGATTCCGGCTAACCGGGATCATTCCGGACTATGCGCTGAAGCCGCATGGCGGCCTCACCGGCACGCTGATCTACTGGAAGCGGTTGCAGGACACCGTTCCCGCCTGA